From the genome of Phreatobacter cathodiphilus, one region includes:
- a CDS encoding NAD(P)H-dependent oxidoreductase: protein MNLHRMLLERQAAGRPVTVGLIGAGKFGTMFASQCRLTEGMHLVGVADLNPDRARSQLKLGSWPAEQYSATSIDDALKTGRTAILDNADLLVTHPAIEVIIEATGDPGAGIRFAIKAIDNGKHIVMVNVEADAVAGPILARKAKAAGVVYSLAWGDQPALIADHVDWARACGFRVVAAGKGTRYHPTYHQSTPDTVWDILDKYMKIRDRNSINPKMFNSFVDGTKSGIEMTAVCNATGLHAQAEGLSFPPATRFEHAEICKPRSAGGVLEKAGVTEVTSSVYRDGTDVPHSLVMGTYVVFESDSAYSQECFREYSMLQDSSGKYSCLYRPIHMIGLELGYSVASAALRKEPTGAAICFNSDVVATAKRDLSPGEMLDGEGGFCVWGKQTPAEASLEQGYLPLGLAHNVKLKNPIKAGQRLKWSDVAYDADSLAVKVRREMEAAFAKPNAKVA, encoded by the coding sequence ATGAACCTCCATCGGATGCTTCTCGAACGGCAGGCTGCCGGCCGCCCCGTGACCGTGGGCCTCATCGGTGCCGGCAAGTTCGGCACCATGTTCGCCAGCCAGTGCCGCCTGACCGAGGGCATGCACCTCGTCGGCGTCGCCGACCTCAATCCGGATCGCGCCCGCTCGCAGCTCAAGCTCGGCTCCTGGCCGGCAGAGCAATATTCCGCCACCTCCATCGACGACGCGCTGAAGACCGGCCGCACCGCCATCCTCGACAATGCCGACCTTCTGGTGACCCATCCCGCGATCGAGGTCATCATCGAGGCGACGGGCGATCCCGGCGCCGGCATCCGCTTCGCCATCAAGGCGATCGACAACGGCAAGCACATCGTCATGGTCAACGTCGAGGCCGACGCCGTGGCCGGCCCCATCCTCGCCCGCAAGGCCAAGGCCGCCGGCGTCGTCTATTCGCTGGCCTGGGGCGACCAGCCCGCCCTCATCGCCGACCATGTCGACTGGGCGCGGGCCTGCGGCTTCCGCGTCGTCGCCGCCGGCAAGGGAACGCGCTACCACCCGACCTACCACCAGTCGACGCCCGACACGGTCTGGGACATCCTCGACAAGTACATGAAGATCCGCGACCGGAACTCCATCAACCCGAAGATGTTCAACTCCTTCGTCGACGGCACCAAGTCCGGCATCGAGATGACCGCGGTGTGCAACGCCACCGGCCTGCATGCGCAAGCCGAGGGCCTGTCCTTCCCGCCGGCGACGCGCTTCGAACATGCCGAGATCTGCAAGCCGCGCTCGGCCGGCGGCGTCCTCGAAAAGGCCGGCGTCACCGAGGTCACCTCCTCGGTCTATCGCGACGGCACCGACGTGCCGCATTCCCTCGTCATGGGGACCTATGTCGTCTTCGAGAGCGACAGCGCCTACAGCCAGGAGTGCTTCCGCGAATACTCCATGCTGCAGGATTCCTCCGGCAAGTACTCCTGCCTCTACCGACCGATCCACATGATCGGGCTGGAGCTCGGCTACTCCGTCGCCTCGGCCGCCCTGCGCAAGGAGCCGACCGGCGCGGCCATCTGCTTCAACTCCGACGTGGTCGCCACCGCCAAGCGCGACCTCTCCCCCGGCGAGATGCTGGACGGGGAGGGCGGCTTCTGCGTCTGGGGCAAACAGACCCCGGCCGAGGCCTCGCTCGAGCAGGGCTACCTGCCCCTCGGCCTCGCCCACAACGTCAAGCTCAAGAACCCCATCAAGGCCGGCCAGCGGCTGAAGTGGTCGGACGTCGCCTATGACGCCGACAGCCTTGCCGTGAAGGTTCGGCGCGAGATGGAGGCCGCCTTCGCCAAGCCCAACGCCAAGGTCGCGTGA
- a CDS encoding TRAP transporter substrate-binding protein, with protein sequence MTTFDRIRASRRTVLGGLAAGTALVAMPAVLRAQKLNWIGASATPPTDFIAQSLDFFAKRLGELTQGQITTTTHHAGSLGGEREHVEGLLQGAVQVASPGASILAGWYRPADVWTFPYLFKDVAHKDRVMTSVIGAYGDDVAKVAKLRPVGSIPRMPRLLSSNRVVRTPADLRGFKIRVPETTLWRRTFERFGASPTPLPWPEVFQALKSGIIEGQENPMALTYNGGIFDVNKNLALTEHMMQDNQIVLSEQVYAGLSEAHRKAVNQAARDMENELRPKVIADDNRILELVKAKNIAINPVDKEAFRATLRGMEDEFAHVKQWVQQIGAIA encoded by the coding sequence ATGACCACCTTCGACCGCATCCGCGCATCCCGCCGGACCGTGCTCGGCGGCCTCGCCGCCGGCACCGCCCTCGTCGCCATGCCGGCCGTGCTGCGCGCCCAGAAGCTGAACTGGATCGGTGCCAGCGCCACGCCGCCGACCGACTTCATCGCCCAGTCGCTGGACTTCTTCGCCAAGCGCCTCGGCGAGCTCACCCAGGGCCAGATCACCACCACCACCCACCATGCCGGCTCGCTCGGCGGTGAGCGCGAGCACGTCGAGGGGCTTCTCCAGGGCGCCGTGCAGGTGGCCTCGCCCGGCGCCTCCATCCTCGCCGGCTGGTATCGCCCGGCCGACGTCTGGACCTTCCCCTACCTGTTCAAGGACGTCGCCCACAAGGACCGGGTGATGACCTCGGTCATCGGCGCCTATGGCGACGACGTCGCCAAGGTCGCCAAGCTGCGCCCGGTGGGGTCGATCCCGCGCATGCCGCGGCTCCTCTCCTCCAACCGGGTCGTGCGCACGCCTGCCGACCTCAGGGGCTTCAAGATCCGCGTGCCGGAGACGACGCTGTGGCGCCGGACCTTCGAGCGCTTCGGCGCCTCGCCCACGCCGCTGCCCTGGCCGGAGGTCTTCCAGGCCCTCAAGTCCGGCATCATCGAGGGCCAGGAGAACCCGATGGCGCTGACCTACAACGGCGGCATCTTCGACGTGAACAAGAACCTCGCGCTGACCGAGCACATGATGCAGGACAACCAGATCGTCCTGTCCGAGCAGGTCTATGCCGGCCTCTCCGAGGCCCATCGCAAGGCGGTCAACCAGGCCGCCCGCGACATGGAGAACGAGCTGCGGCCGAAGGTCATCGCCGACGACAACCGCATCCTCGAACTGGTCAAGGCGAAGAACATCGCCATCAACCCGGTCGACAAGGAGGCCTTCCGCGCCACGCTCCGCGGCATGGAAGACGAGTTCGCCCATGTGAAGCAGTGGGTCCAGCAGATCGGCGCCATCGCCTGA
- a CDS encoding TRAP transporter small permease, with translation MSPPPERAGPLRALCDATERMSAVAAGACIAAIVVITVVAVWYRYVLGAPLSWTEQVSRILFVWVTFLGAAVLYRRMIHIVIDMMVMMLPAPLQRVIYWINQALIFVFAAMLLWYGGKLSLDNLAQTFGALEITPASFYAAAPVSAALILLYWVEKIVDPSKRVPQGDVHL, from the coding sequence ATGTCGCCGCCACCCGAACGGGCCGGCCCGCTTCGCGCCCTCTGCGACGCTACCGAGCGCATGAGCGCCGTGGCGGCGGGGGCCTGCATCGCCGCCATCGTGGTGATCACCGTCGTCGCGGTCTGGTATCGCTACGTCCTCGGCGCACCGCTCTCGTGGACCGAGCAGGTCAGCCGCATCCTCTTCGTCTGGGTCACCTTCCTCGGCGCCGCGGTGCTCTACCGGCGCATGATCCACATCGTCATCGACATGATGGTGATGATGCTCCCGGCGCCGCTGCAGCGGGTCATCTACTGGATCAACCAGGCCCTGATCTTCGTCTTCGCCGCCATGCTGCTGTGGTACGGCGGCAAGCTCTCCCTCGACAACCTCGCGCAGACTTTCGGCGCCCTCGAGATCACGCCGGCCAGCTTCTATGCCGCGGCCCCGGTCTCGGCCGCGCTGATCCTGCTCTACTGGGTCGAGAAGATCGTCGACCCATCCAAGCGCGTCCCCCAGGGCGACGTTCACCTCTGA
- a CDS encoding TRAP transporter large permease, with amino-acid sequence MASVLMIGFLVLLTIGLPIAFAMGLATILAIAWHGTLPFSLFAQRALIGADSYSLLAIPFFILAGNLMNVGGITERIVAFANACVGRFTGGLGLTTVMSCMVFSGVSGSAVADASALGKVLIPGMKKQGYDGGFAASVTAAASVMGPIIPPSIPLVIYGLSVGKGVSVAALFLGGVVPGIALGVGLGIVVYVIARKRNYPRHEAVPLRQLVSAAGQAGWALFMPVLILVGITGGVVTVTESAAIAVLYAAFVGMVIHRELTWRNIGPIFVQTALDTAVVMIIIAFASGFGWLMAVSGLPKSIAAWISGISSDPLVILLLINILLLIVGCFMEAIAAMIILIPVLIPIVEAAGIDLVHFGLVMVFNLMLGLLTPPVGILLYICGNFANVRIEAVVREVLPFLGVGVIILALITVFPATVLWLPKLVLG; translated from the coding sequence ATGGCCAGCGTGCTGATGATCGGTTTCCTGGTGCTGCTGACGATCGGCCTGCCGATCGCCTTCGCCATGGGTCTCGCCACCATCCTGGCGATCGCCTGGCACGGGACACTGCCCTTCTCCCTCTTCGCCCAGCGCGCCCTGATCGGCGCCGATTCCTATTCCCTCCTCGCCATTCCCTTCTTCATCCTCGCCGGCAACCTCATGAACGTCGGCGGCATCACCGAGCGCATCGTCGCCTTCGCCAATGCCTGCGTCGGCCGCTTCACCGGCGGCCTCGGCCTCACCACCGTCATGTCCTGCATGGTCTTTTCCGGCGTTTCGGGCTCGGCGGTTGCCGACGCCTCGGCGCTCGGCAAGGTGCTCATCCCCGGCATGAAGAAACAGGGTTACGACGGCGGCTTTGCCGCCTCCGTCACGGCCGCCGCCTCGGTCATGGGGCCGATCATCCCCCCCTCCATCCCGCTGGTCATCTACGGCCTGTCGGTCGGCAAGGGCGTGTCGGTCGCCGCCCTCTTTCTCGGCGGCGTCGTACCGGGGATCGCGCTCGGCGTCGGCCTCGGCATCGTCGTCTATGTCATCGCCCGCAAGCGGAACTATCCCCGGCACGAGGCGGTGCCGCTGCGCCAGCTCGTCTCGGCGGCGGGCCAGGCCGGCTGGGCCCTGTTCATGCCGGTGCTGATCCTGGTCGGCATCACCGGCGGTGTCGTCACGGTCACCGAGAGCGCCGCCATCGCCGTCCTCTACGCCGCCTTCGTCGGCATGGTCATCCACCGCGAACTCACCTGGCGCAACATCGGGCCGATCTTCGTCCAGACGGCGCTCGATACGGCGGTGGTGATGATCATCATCGCCTTCGCATCCGGCTTCGGCTGGCTGATGGCGGTGAGCGGGCTGCCCAAGAGCATCGCCGCCTGGATCTCCGGCATCTCCTCCGATCCGCTGGTGATCCTCCTCCTCATCAACATCCTGCTGCTGATCGTCGGCTGCTTCATGGAGGCCATCGCCGCCATGATCATCCTGATCCCGGTGCTGATCCCCATCGTCGAGGCGGCGGGCATCGACCTCGTCCATTTCGGCCTGGTCATGGTCTTCAACCTGATGCTCGGCCTGCTGACCCCGCCTGTCGGCATCCTCCTCTACATCTGCGGCAATTTCGCCAACGTGCGCATCGAGGCGGTGGTGCGGGAAGTCCTGCCCTTCCTCGGCGTCGGCGTGATCATCCTCGCCCTGATCACCGTCTTTCCCGCCACCGTCCTCTGGCTGCCGAAGCTGGTGCTGGGCTGA
- a CDS encoding SDR family NAD(P)-dependent oxidoreductase, with protein MSRLADRVALVFGAGSVGPGWGNGKASAVAYARAGARVVCVDINRSAAEETVGIIRGEGGTAEALACDVTKLLEVEDVVARTGALFGPVDILHNNVGHAKMGGPPDLSEDEWRREMDLNVTGMFLACKVVIPTMQARGRGVITNISSSAGIRYVGYPYTSYYAAKGAVNQFTVGVALQYARDGIRCNAILPGLMDTPLIYQQISVQYASPDDMVKARHEATPMGRMGTGWDVANAAVFLASDEASYINAVCLPVDGGFTARCA; from the coding sequence ATGAGCAGACTCGCAGACCGCGTCGCCCTCGTCTTCGGCGCCGGCTCCGTCGGCCCCGGCTGGGGCAACGGCAAGGCTTCCGCGGTTGCCTATGCGCGCGCCGGCGCCAGGGTCGTCTGCGTCGACATCAACCGCTCGGCGGCGGAGGAGACGGTCGGCATCATCCGCGGCGAGGGCGGCACGGCGGAGGCGCTCGCCTGCGACGTGACGAAGCTCCTCGAGGTCGAGGACGTGGTGGCCCGCACCGGCGCGCTCTTCGGGCCCGTCGACATCCTCCACAACAATGTCGGCCATGCGAAGATGGGCGGCCCTCCGGACCTCTCCGAGGACGAATGGCGCCGCGAGATGGACCTCAACGTCACCGGCATGTTCCTCGCCTGCAAGGTGGTCATCCCGACCATGCAGGCGCGCGGCCGCGGCGTCATCACCAACATCTCGTCCTCGGCCGGCATCCGCTACGTCGGCTATCCCTATACGAGCTATTACGCGGCCAAGGGCGCGGTGAACCAGTTCACGGTGGGTGTCGCGCTGCAATATGCCCGCGACGGCATCCGCTGCAACGCCATCCTGCCGGGACTGATGGACACGCCGCTGATCTACCAGCAGATCTCGGTCCAGTACGCCTCGCCGGACGACATGGTGAAGGCCCGCCACGAGGCGACGCCCATGGGCCGCATGGGTACCGGCTGGGACGTCGCCAACGCCGCGGTCTTCCTCGCCAGCGACGAGGCGAGCTACATCAACGCCGTCTGCCTGCCGGTGGACGGCGGCTTCACCGCCCGCTGCGCCTGA
- a CDS encoding SDR family oxidoreductase produces the protein MAGSKVVLVTGASSGIGRATAERLAARGHRVVGTSRRDSPGEAPWTWAVLDVTDEASVAACVAGVLASHGRIDAVVNNAGLVMAGAVEDTTPDEARLSFETNVFGAMRLARAVLPGMRAQKAGTIVNMGSLAGRVGMPFQGLYSASKFALEGLTEALAQEVAAFGVTVALVAPGDTATPVVDNRVWAAGSRDPASPYAAACARVVAMYEKDERAGAPADGVAALVTAIVEGRRRGPRHVVGPLGQRVMVASRGVVPGGIFHWGMSRYFGLGR, from the coding sequence ATGGCAGGGTCGAAAGTCGTTCTGGTCACCGGAGCCTCCTCCGGCATCGGCCGCGCCACGGCGGAGCGCCTCGCCGCCCGCGGCCACCGCGTCGTCGGCACCAGCCGCCGCGATAGCCCCGGCGAGGCGCCCTGGACCTGGGCGGTGCTCGACGTCACCGATGAGGCCTCCGTCGCCGCCTGCGTCGCCGGCGTGCTCGCCTCCCACGGCCGCATCGACGCGGTGGTGAACAATGCCGGCCTGGTCATGGCCGGGGCCGTGGAGGACACCACGCCGGACGAGGCGCGCCTCAGCTTCGAAACCAACGTCTTCGGCGCCATGCGCCTCGCCCGGGCCGTCCTGCCGGGCATGCGTGCCCAGAAAGCGGGCACCATCGTCAACATGGGTTCGCTCGCGGGCCGTGTCGGCATGCCCTTCCAGGGGCTCTATTCGGCCAGCAAGTTCGCGCTGGAGGGCCTGACCGAGGCGCTCGCCCAGGAGGTCGCCGCCTTCGGCGTCACGGTGGCGCTGGTCGCCCCCGGCGACACCGCGACCCCCGTCGTCGACAACCGCGTCTGGGCGGCCGGCTCGCGCGACCCCGCCTCGCCCTATGCGGCGGCCTGTGCCCGCGTCGTCGCCATGTACGAGAAGGACGAGCGCGCCGGCGCCCCGGCCGACGGGGTCGCCGCCCTCGTCACCGCCATCGTCGAGGGCCGGAGGCGCGGCCCGCGCCATGTCGTCGGCCCCTTGGGCCAGCGCGTCATGGTGGCCTCGCGCGGCGTCGTTCCCGGCGGCATTTTTCACTGGGGGATGTCACGATATTTCGGTCTCGGCCGCTGA
- a CDS encoding aminotransferase class I/II-fold pyridoxal phosphate-dependent enzyme, with product MSDSTVHPEGGSQTVAATAQLTGILRRVASLGDILERSVGDATHPLKIQLERFDSPVHAVIDGRPTTLFGTNSYLGLNFDPRCIAAAETALKTWGTGSTASRVASGNQAGHAELERTIAAYYGRPDAIVFSTGFMANLGSIGGLAAEGDLILYDAFCHASIIDACRASGATFKSFRHNDPADLDRMLSEATVPPSRTLVVLEGLYSVWGDLGAVKDLATVAKKHGALVLVDEAHGLGLYGPTGRGVTEAQGAEHLVDAVVGTFSKSVGVIGGYCVTSHPALKALRFLARSYLYTASLPPAVVASARTAIGIIASEPERRADLWRKAERFCAGVEALGYSMCAAPGPVGAIKMRGLVQGLGFWRELLERGIYVNILVPPATPSGEVLLRYSVSAAHTDADIDLFLGVLSDLSQMSQTA from the coding sequence ATGTCCGATAGTACGGTGCATCCCGAAGGCGGATCGCAAACGGTCGCCGCGACCGCCCAACTCACCGGGATCCTGCGCCGCGTCGCGTCGCTGGGCGACATCCTCGAACGGTCGGTCGGCGATGCCACCCACCCGCTGAAGATCCAGCTCGAGCGTTTCGACAGCCCGGTCCATGCCGTCATCGACGGCAGGCCCACCACGCTGTTCGGCACGAACAGCTATCTCGGCCTCAATTTCGATCCGCGCTGCATCGCCGCCGCGGAGACCGCGCTGAAGACCTGGGGCACCGGCTCCACCGCCTCGCGCGTCGCCAGCGGCAACCAGGCCGGCCATGCCGAGCTCGAGCGCACCATCGCCGCCTATTACGGCCGCCCGGACGCCATCGTCTTCTCCACCGGCTTCATGGCCAATCTCGGCTCGATCGGGGGCCTGGCCGCCGAAGGCGACCTCATCCTCTACGACGCCTTCTGCCATGCCAGCATCATCGATGCCTGCCGGGCGAGCGGCGCCACCTTCAAGTCCTTCCGCCACAACGACCCGGCCGATCTCGACCGGATGCTGTCGGAGGCGACCGTACCCCCCTCGCGCACCCTCGTCGTGCTCGAAGGGCTCTATTCCGTCTGGGGCGACCTCGGCGCGGTCAAGGACCTCGCCACCGTCGCCAAGAAGCACGGCGCGCTGGTGCTGGTCGACGAGGCCCACGGCCTCGGCCTCTACGGCCCCACCGGTCGCGGCGTCACCGAGGCCCAGGGCGCCGAGCACCTGGTCGATGCCGTCGTCGGCACCTTCTCCAAGTCGGTCGGCGTCATCGGCGGCTATTGCGTCACCAGCCATCCGGCTCTCAAGGCGCTGCGCTTCCTCGCCCGCTCCTATCTCTACACGGCCTCGCTGCCGCCGGCCGTGGTCGCCTCGGCACGCACCGCCATCGGCATCATCGCCAGCGAGCCGGAGCGGCGCGCCGATCTCTGGCGCAAGGCCGAGCGCTTCTGCGCCGGCGTCGAGGCTCTCGGCTATTCGATGTGCGCGGCACCCGGTCCGGTCGGCGCCATCAAGATGCGCGGCCTCGTCCAGGGCCTCGGCTTCTGGCGCGAGCTGCTGGAGCGCGGCATCTACGTCAACATCCTCGTGCCGCCGGCGACCCCGAGCGGCGAGGTGCTGCTGCGCTACTCGGTCTCGGCCGCCCATACCGACGCCGACATCGACCTGTTCCTCGGCGTGCTGAGCGACCTGTCGCAGATGTCGCAGACCGCCTGA
- a CDS encoding MaoC family dehydratase, with protein MTAAAHPLPFGTVLPDRHFAAVDMAMVRAYAAASGDDNPIHVDEAAARAVGLPGAIVQGMLLMGLADTALAEWLPQGACAKLSSRFALPVAVGAAVTVSARVVRADTAEGRPRATLRIFVKGADGKAAALAEAVVLL; from the coding sequence GTGACCGCTGCCGCCCATCCCCTGCCCTTCGGCACCGTGCTGCCGGACCGGCATTTCGCCGCCGTCGACATGGCCATGGTGCGGGCCTATGCGGCGGCCTCGGGCGACGACAATCCGATCCACGTGGACGAGGCGGCGGCGCGCGCCGTGGGCCTGCCCGGCGCCATCGTTCAGGGCATGCTGCTGATGGGCCTCGCCGACACGGCGCTCGCCGAATGGCTGCCGCAGGGCGCCTGCGCCAAGCTGTCGAGCCGTTTCGCGCTGCCGGTGGCGGTGGGCGCGGCGGTCACGGTGTCGGCGCGCGTGGTGCGGGCCGACACGGCGGAGGGCCGGCCGCGGGCGACCCTGCGCATCTTCGTCAAGGGAGCGGACGGCAAGGCGGCGGCGCTGGCGGAGGCCGTCGTCCTGCTGTGA
- a CDS encoding beta-ketoacyl-[acyl-carrier-protein] synthase family protein, with protein sequence MTSRSVVVTGLGALTTAGHGVEALWTAAATGVSGVKQIVLDYEFGNNLRIAAQVQDFDLERFFPHLKTSFFDRVTLMALIAADEAVKDAGLAEALPLGPRTSVIVGTGIASLGTIEESSRNMALTQKRPDPLTVPRAMISASASNVGLVYGCTGTTFVVSSACASSAQALGIAFHMVRAGLTDRAIVVGSEAIVTPGGMKAWEMLRVLSPQLCRPFSRGRNGLLLGEGSAALVIEAEEVAAARGARIRGRLLGYGTTSDAKDMLKPDVGGAAEAMTLALADAGLGAEAVGYVNAHGTATILNDSTESEALGRVFGEKLGTLPVSSTKPIHGHTLGAAGAIEAVVTIRALEEGFVPPTINFLEADPACPIDCVANVGRSHAFDVALTNSFAFGGINASLAIGRAA encoded by the coding sequence GTGACGTCCCGCTCCGTCGTCGTCACCGGTCTCGGTGCGCTCACCACGGCCGGCCACGGGGTCGAAGCCCTGTGGACGGCCGCGGCCACCGGCGTGTCCGGCGTCAAGCAGATCGTGCTGGACTACGAGTTCGGCAACAACCTGCGCATCGCCGCTCAGGTCCAGGATTTCGACCTCGAGCGCTTCTTCCCGCATCTGAAGACGTCGTTCTTCGACCGGGTGACGCTGATGGCCCTGATCGCCGCCGACGAGGCGGTGAAGGATGCCGGCCTCGCCGAGGCCCTGCCGCTCGGCCCGCGCACCTCGGTGATCGTCGGCACCGGCATCGCCAGCCTCGGCACGATCGAGGAATCCTCGCGCAACATGGCGCTGACCCAGAAGCGCCCCGACCCCTTGACCGTGCCCCGCGCGATGATCAGCGCCTCGGCGTCCAATGTCGGCCTGGTCTATGGCTGCACCGGCACGACCTTCGTCGTGTCGAGCGCCTGCGCCTCCTCCGCGCAGGCCCTCGGCATCGCCTTCCACATGGTGCGCGCCGGCCTCACCGACCGGGCCATCGTCGTCGGCTCCGAGGCCATCGTCACCCCCGGCGGCATGAAGGCCTGGGAAATGCTGCGCGTGCTCTCGCCGCAGCTCTGCCGCCCCTTCTCGCGCGGCCGCAACGGCCTGCTGCTCGGCGAGGGCTCCGCGGCCCTGGTCATCGAGGCGGAGGAGGTGGCGGCGGCCCGCGGCGCCCGTATCCGCGGCCGCCTCCTCGGCTACGGCACCACGAGCGACGCCAAGGACATGCTGAAGCCGGACGTCGGCGGGGCCGCCGAGGCCATGACGCTGGCGCTGGCCGATGCGGGCCTCGGCGCGGAAGCGGTCGGCTATGTGAATGCCCACGGCACCGCCACGATCCTCAACGATTCGACCGAGAGCGAGGCGCTCGGCCGGGTCTTCGGCGAGAAGCTCGGCACCCTGCCGGTCAGTTCCACCAAGCCGATCCACGGCCACACGCTGGGGGCCGCCGGTGCCATCGAGGCGGTCGTCACCATTCGGGCGCTGGAGGAGGGCTTCGTGCCGCCGACCATCAATTTCCTGGAGGCGGACCCGGCCTGCCCCATCGACTGCGTCGCCAATGTCGGGCGCAGTCACGCCTTCGACGTGGCGCTGACCAATTCCTTCGCCTTCGGCGGCATCAACGCCTCGCTCGCCATCGGCCGGGCGGCGTGA
- a CDS encoding acyl carrier protein, with protein MTDTASAFGDDQLTRDLVEVIAKEGMVDLNGVGPDTTLESLNIASVDYMMILAAIEEKFQVYVPMDESLAQVKDVGGLIAVLKEHIQKAQQA; from the coding sequence ATGACCGATACCGCATCCGCTTTCGGGGACGACCAGCTGACGCGCGACCTCGTCGAGGTGATCGCGAAGGAAGGCATGGTCGATCTGAACGGCGTTGGGCCGGATACGACGCTCGAATCGCTGAACATCGCCAGCGTCGACTACATGATGATCCTCGCCGCCATCGAGGAGAAGTTCCAGGTCTATGTGCCGATGGACGAGAGCCTCGCGCAGGTGAAGGACGTCGGCGGCCTCATCGCCGTCCTCAAGGAGCATATCCAGAAAGCGCAGCAGGCCTGA
- a CDS encoding DUF4833 domain-containing protein — protein sequence MTISRRGLIAATGLLVPASPSIAQDRLPPVSIRRSELTVSRSLAVARPDLPVPSDRGMLFYVQHAINKNVLVYAARQRPDGGLDPQAPVEVFWRRYDDDNGRRRELSFFERVFAFGVSARSIAPSRYSARIAGYRERDAVIEVGSDGKPRALMTSGQRTFRVVYAYAQAEDRRFIPKIHYIDIHGIDVASGEAVRERVRLDM from the coding sequence ATGACCATTTCCCGCCGAGGTCTGATCGCCGCAACCGGCCTCCTCGTGCCGGCGAGCCCGTCCATCGCCCAGGACCGGCTGCCGCCGGTGAGCATCCGCCGGTCCGAACTGACCGTCTCGCGGTCCCTCGCCGTCGCCCGCCCCGATCTTCCGGTCCCCTCCGACCGCGGCATGCTCTTCTATGTCCAGCACGCCATCAACAAGAATGTTCTGGTCTATGCCGCGCGTCAGCGGCCGGACGGTGGCCTCGATCCTCAGGCGCCGGTGGAGGTCTTCTGGCGCCGCTACGACGACGACAACGGCCGGCGGCGCGAACTCTCCTTCTTCGAGCGCGTCTTCGCCTTCGGCGTCAGCGCCCGGTCCATCGCCCCGTCCCGCTATTCCGCGCGCATCGCCGGCTATCGCGAGCGTGATGCGGTGATCGAGGTGGGCTCCGACGGCAAGCCGCGCGCGCTGATGACCTCCGGGCAGCGCACCTTCCGCGTCGTCTATGCCTATGCCCAGGCCGAGGACCGCCGCTTCATCCCGAAGATCCACTACATCGACATCCATGGCATCGACGTCGCCAGCGGCGAGGCGGTGCGCGAGCGCGTCCGCCTCGACATGTAA
- a CDS encoding glycosyltransferase family 32 protein codes for MIPLVLHQTWKSADLPADLAAFQQSFVRHNPAITLRFYDDAAMDRFVAERFPHLASVYEAVRFPVQKADLFRVLVVLAEGGIYADMDMECLAPLAPVLGRDRAVFGIEAQVTGIRQRELGYDQPFQIANCIFAAPAGHPFLAAFAEEMGRSLSERPVTERRDIEDATGPKALTRFFYATRPAGVDVLHQIAWVPPDLYADLPLLGRRILCRHHFLGSWKGAERPSLSRRIIERNRLPNPFPRGPWHEFGWEDAGGR; via the coding sequence GTGATCCCTCTCGTCCTGCATCAGACATGGAAATCGGCCGACCTGCCGGCCGATCTCGCCGCCTTCCAGCAGAGCTTCGTGCGCCACAATCCGGCAATCACCCTGCGCTTCTACGACGATGCCGCCATGGACCGGTTCGTCGCCGAGCGGTTTCCGCACCTCGCCTCCGTCTACGAGGCCGTCAGGTTCCCGGTGCAGAAGGCCGACCTTTTCCGCGTCCTCGTGGTGCTGGCCGAGGGCGGCATCTACGCCGACATGGACATGGAGTGCCTGGCGCCGCTCGCCCCGGTGCTGGGGCGGGATCGGGCCGTCTTCGGGATCGAGGCGCAGGTGACCGGCATCCGCCAGCGCGAACTCGGCTACGACCAGCCGTTCCAGATCGCCAATTGCATCTTCGCCGCGCCGGCCGGCCATCCCTTCCTCGCCGCCTTCGCCGAGGAGATGGGCCGCAGCCTGTCGGAACGGCCGGTGACCGAGCGCCGCGACATCGAGGACGCGACGGGGCCGAAGGCGCTGACGCGGTTCTTCTATGCCACTCGTCCCGCTGGTGTGGACGTGCTGCACCAGATCGCCTGGGTGCCGCCGGACCTCTATGCCGACCTGCCGCTGCTCGGCCGGCGCATCCTCTGCCGTCACCATTTCCTCGGCAGTTGGAAAGGCGCGGAGCGCCCGTCCCTGTCCCGCCGCATCATCGAGCGCAACCGCCTGCCGAACCCCTTCCCGCGCGGGCCGTGGCACGAATTCGGCTGGGAGGATGCTGGCGGGCGCTGA